From the Gammaproteobacteria bacterium genome, the window GAATACCGCAAGGATTTCGTCACTTATTGGATGATTCTGGCCGCGCTGTACGCATTCCGCGTGTATCGTCTGTGGCTGGAAAGCCGCCTCGCGCCGGCGCCTGTACCCACGGCCACTGGTGGCGTTGAACGGCTGGTGGTGAGAAAACTCAACCGCGAGTTCATTCTGAATACCGCGGAAATTGACCGCATCGAATCCGACGGCAACTACGTCACCATCCACGCCCAGGGTGCGAGCTATCCGTTGCGCGAATCGCTGGCCTCACTGGAAAAGCGTCTGGATCCCAAGCGCTTCGCGCGCGTGCACCGCGGCCACATCGTGAACCTGGATCGCATCCGCGAAATCCAGCCCTGGGACAGCGGCGATTACCGCATCCTGCTGAAAGACGGCAGTTTCGTGAATTTCAGCCGCCGCTACCGCAGCCGCCTGCCACAGCTTTTTGACTCCTGAGCGGAATTCATCACTCCACCGACGCCGCTCGGCCCGAGCGGCTGCCGCTTGTCACCTTTGACGTTGCAGACGCTCGCTCTGCAGCCTAATTTGCGTGCCACCTGGTGAGGAGGCGAGCCATGCGCATAATTTCCCGCTACGTTTTGTTGAGTCTGCCATTAGTCCTGGTGTTGGCCGGCTGCGGCCGCAGCCAAGTGAGTGTGTCGCCAGCGCCCGACGTCGGCTGGAGCTATTACGGCGGCGATGCGGGAGGTACGCGCTATTCAACCGCGGCCCAGATCACCCCGGCTAATGTCAAAGACCTGAAAGTGGCGTGGACTTTCCGCACCGGTGACACCGGCGCCGGCTTCCCCGATGACGAGTGGAAATCACACATGACTTTCGAGGCGACGCCCATTCTCTATGAGGGCACGCTCTTCCTCACCACGAGCGAAACCAATGTGGTCGCGGTCAGCGCAGCCACCGGCAAATTGCGCTGGCGCTACGACACCAACGTCAGCAAACTCTGGTATTCCGACGCGGCTTCGCGCGGCGTGACCCTGTGGGTGGACGGGCAGTCGTCGTCAAACGCGCCCTGTCACGCACGCATCTTCGCGCCCACGCTCGACAGCCGCATCGTGGCGTTGGATGCCAGCACCGGAAAACCCTGTGCGGATTTTGCCGACCACGGCATCCTCGATCTCCTGCACGGGATTCGTTCCACGTACGAAACCGGCAGCCGCTACCGCAACTATCTCGTGACTTCGCCGCCCGTGATTCTGGACAGCAAGCTCATTTTCGGTTCCTCCATAGGCGACAACCGCGGTGTGGCGTTGGAGTACGGCACGGTGCGTGCCTATGACGCACGCACGGGCCAATACCTGTGGGGCTGGGACCCGATTCCGCGCGACCCGTCGAACCCCGTGTACAAGGAGTGGGCGCCCGAGGCCGCAAAGCTCACCGGCGCGGCCAATGCCTGGCCGCCGCTTTCGGTGGATCCCGAACGGCATCTGGTGTTCGTGCCCACGGGCTCGCCCAGCCCGGACGTGTACGGCGGCGAACGGCCCGGCGACAACCGCTGGGCGAATTCCGTGGTTGCACTCAACGCCGACACCGGGAAGTTGGTGTGGGGCTACCAGTTGGTGCATCACGATCTCTGGGACTACGACACCGTGGCGCAGCCGACATTGGTGGACCTGAACCACGATGGTCAACGCGTACCGGCAGTCATCGAAGCCACCAAGACCGGCATGTTGTTCACCTTCAACCGCGAAACCGGCGCGCCGATTTTCCCCATCGTGGAGAAACCCGTGCCGCAGGACGGCGCGGCGGGCGAAGTGTTGTCCAGGACCCAGCCGTTTCCCGTGTTACCCGCACCACTCGCACGCCAGGGCCCGGTGACTCCGAGCGACGCCTGGGGCCTGACATTCTGGGATGAGGGCAAGTGCCGCAAGCTGATCGAGCAATACCGCTCCGAGGGCATCTTCACGCCGCCCGGATTGAAAACTACGATTGAACAGCCGGGCAACGCCGGCGGCGTCGAGTGGGGCGGCATGGCCTTCGACCCCGTACATCAGCTGGCCGTGGTCAACACCATGAATCTGCCGTGGGAATATGCCCTGATTCCCCGCGATCAACTCAAGGCCGAAGCCGATTCCGGTAAATACGACGGCTGGGAATTCGCGCGCATGACCGGCACGCCTTACGGCATGCGTCGCCGAGTGCTGCTGTCGCCGCTCGGCATTCCTTGTGTCAAACCGCCGTGGGGTGAGCTGGCGGCAGTGGATATGCGGACCGGCGCAATTAAATGGCAAGTGCCGCTCGGCAATGCCGTGCTCAATCACTGGAACCTGGGCGTACCCAACATCGGCGGACCGATCGTGACCGCCGGCGGAGTGATTTTCATCGCCGCCACCATGGATCAGGACATCCGCGCCTTTGACTTGAATACCGGCAAAATGCTGTGGCAGCACAAGCTGCCGGCCGGTGGCCAGGCCACGCCCATGACTTACAGCGTGAATGGTCGCCAGTACGTGGTGATTGCCGCCAGCGGGCATGGCGACGGCTTCGGCAAGCGTGGCGATTACGTGATTGCGTTCGCCCTGCCGCAATGAATTCGAATTTTTGGAATCGCGGTCGGGACGACCGCTCCCACAATGAGCTTCGCTCTTATGGTTGGAGCGACAGTCTCCGCCGTGACAGCTCGTCGTTTTTTTCTCAGGCTCCCTCTTTTGAAAAAGAAGGGCGAGCTGCGCAGCAGCGAGCGGGTTGCCAGGGGCACATCGCGAAGCGATGTGCGGGAGACCAGGGATGGTTTCCCTGGACCGGAACACGATGCAGGATGACAGAGTGTTCAGGGCAACCCTGGACTTTCAGGCGAAGCAGGGTAAGCGGCAACGCCGCGAACGCCCATGCAGGACGCATGGACTGGACTTTTGGCGGAGCAGGACTGCGCAGCCAACAAGCGCAGACTGAAAGGGGGTGGATTTGTCAATTTACAAATCCTCCTCTATCCCCCTTTGATAAAGGGGGAAATACGGCAAAGCGCCCTTGTGGGAACCGCGGGCGAACCACTGGTTCACGCCGCGATTGGTTGGCCTGTGCGGCGTGCCTGTGTTTGCTGATTGGCTTCGCACAGACGGCGCGCGCCGACGACCCCGTGCAGC encodes:
- a CDS encoding LytTR family DNA-binding domain-containing protein, producing the protein MTEESDRLPELVISRRVRGWQIAFFVVLVVAFATVNVFTALANKASDGIVLSPWEPVVWEFSSAILIWALIPVIAWFNSRVLISVRSWKWALPSHLLATLPFSIIHVSGMVALRELAYTAAGRHYEFGAPLGNWIYEYRKDFVTYWMILAALYAFRVYRLWLESRLAPAPVPTATGGVERLVVRKLNREFILNTAEIDRIESDGNYVTIHAQGASYPLRESLASLEKRLDPKRFARVHRGHIVNLDRIREIQPWDSGDYRILLKDGSFVNFSRRYRSRLPQLFDS
- a CDS encoding pyrroloquinoline quinone-dependent dehydrogenase; translation: MRIISRYVLLSLPLVLVLAGCGRSQVSVSPAPDVGWSYYGGDAGGTRYSTAAQITPANVKDLKVAWTFRTGDTGAGFPDDEWKSHMTFEATPILYEGTLFLTTSETNVVAVSAATGKLRWRYDTNVSKLWYSDAASRGVTLWVDGQSSSNAPCHARIFAPTLDSRIVALDASTGKPCADFADHGILDLLHGIRSTYETGSRYRNYLVTSPPVILDSKLIFGSSIGDNRGVALEYGTVRAYDARTGQYLWGWDPIPRDPSNPVYKEWAPEAAKLTGAANAWPPLSVDPERHLVFVPTGSPSPDVYGGERPGDNRWANSVVALNADTGKLVWGYQLVHHDLWDYDTVAQPTLVDLNHDGQRVPAVIEATKTGMLFTFNRETGAPIFPIVEKPVPQDGAAGEVLSRTQPFPVLPAPLARQGPVTPSDAWGLTFWDEGKCRKLIEQYRSEGIFTPPGLKTTIEQPGNAGGVEWGGMAFDPVHQLAVVNTMNLPWEYALIPRDQLKAEADSGKYDGWEFARMTGTPYGMRRRVLLSPLGIPCVKPPWGELAAVDMRTGAIKWQVPLGNAVLNHWNLGVPNIGGPIVTAGGVIFIAATMDQDIRAFDLNTGKMLWQHKLPAGGQATPMTYSVNGRQYVVIAASGHGDGFGKRGDYVIAFALPQ